Part of the Syntrophorhabdaceae bacterium genome is shown below.
GACTGGCTTTGAATAAGAAGCGTCGAGGCAAGGGAGGCGGTAAAGGCGCTGAACGCCAATGCGCCGAGGAAGATCCAGATAAGACCTATAATGCGGGCCGGCAGCGTTTTGAGCGTCACATCATAGCACGCTCCCGCGGCTAAGGCCGAGCTCACCCAGTAGGTGCCCGTGCCGATCCCTTTGGCAGGGCGGCCTCCAAAATCTTCGGGATTCCGCTTCCTTTCGATGAGCCAGAGGATAAGCCCCACCCCCAAAAGCACCACCAGAAAAAGGGCGAGTATCTTTATCACACCCCAGGAAAAAAAAGTTTTCCCGGCGCCCAGTAAGGCATGAGAATCCTTGTCTGCCGGGACGGCCACTGCCAGGCGCTCCGTGCCGACCGTCGTGGAAAAATCGAAGAGCCGGTATCGGGCCGCGGTTTCATAAAGGGCTGCGATGGAGAGGTCGATCGTCCCGTTCCTGAGGCTGTCCTGAATTGTCTTGAAGGTCATCTCCCTGAATTCATAATCGATGCCAAGGTCGACGGCCATGTAGCGCCACAGGTCTACATTGAATCCCGTCCACTGGCCCCTCTCGTTCTTGATCGCAAAGGGGGGATCGTCTATCACTCCCACAATCAGCTTCTTATGGGGGAGGCTCGATGAAGCCTGCCCCTGCAGGGGAAGAGGCGTCAGGAGCGCCGCCAGCAGCACCACAAAGATAAGGAGAACACACATCTCCTTCATCATGAAACTGCCGATCTGCCCGATCTGGCCGGGGCCGCCTCCATGGCTTTTCAATTTCCCGACCATGACGACCCTTTCGCCTCTTTTCTACCCAGCGGCTCGAGATCACGGGTGAGACCGTAGCGATGGGCGAGGCTGTCCCATTCAGGGCCTTCCATGAATTCCATGAGAGAAATATTGAGCCCTTCCCGTAGCGGGCTTCCCTGGGGAAGGGCAAAGGCAAGCCTCATCTTTTTGAGCGTAGTCAGGTGAAGGGAGAGCTTATTCCTATATTTGCTTTCCTCATAAGCCAGAAGCCGCTCGTTGCCGAAAAAGCCTTCTATTCTCCTTGCCAGGAGCGCCTCGATTACCTGGTCCGTCCTGTCGAAAAGGGTGAATTT
Proteins encoded:
- a CDS encoding transporter substrate-binding domain-containing protein codes for the protein MVGKLKSHGGGPGQIGQIGSFMMKEMCVLLIFVVLLAALLTPLPLQGQASSSLPHKKLIVGVIDDPPFAIKNERGQWTGFNVDLWRYMAVDLGIDYEFREMTFKTIQDSLRNGTIDLSIAALYETAARYRLFDFSTTVGTERLAVAVPADKDSHALLGAGKTFFSWGVIKILALFLVVLLGVGLILWLIERKRNPEDFGGRPAKGIGTGTYWVSSALAAGACYDVTLKTLPARIIGLIWIFLGALAFSAFTASLASTLLIQSQSMEIYDAKKLRSLRLGVLRDSLQHTLLKDINGKYRVFNDESALMAAMRAKKIEGLFMGELTLHYYAGNEFARPLRIHPTEFKPHRFAFAFPKGSPLRKPVNLALTEIAERPEWEALATRYGLDNNLEPKQMSLGKKSRFSR